Part of the Anaerobranca gottschalkii DSM 13577 genome is shown below.
AACTAAACTAGAATTGATACCATCTAAAAATCCGACGAAGGTTATTACATCCATTTGAAATTTATCAGCCAGTTCTTTTACAGTGCCTTCTACTACTACATCTTTATTTTCCAATAAATACTCATATACCTTTTGCTCTTTAGGCAAATACTCTCCCCAAAACTCTTTATACTCTTCTTCAGTTCGCTCTATATAAGCAGTTTCTTTCCATTGTTCATATAACGACATTTTTCCCATCCTTTCTTTATCCTAATCCTATAGTTTCCTAAAGTATTATAACAAAAAACTGAAGATAATAACAGAAGTTTTTTCTATAGTTAGACTAAAGAAAATAGGGAAAAAGGATATCCATCGGGAAAATGGTTAAAGGTTACTGTCTTTTTACTTTTGGGATGGGTAAATTGAAGTTTATAAGACCAAAGGGCTATTTGGGTCCAACCTTTCTTTTTAACAAACAAATCATTATATTTATTATCTCCCCAAATCCCCCATCCTCTCTGGGATAGCTGTACCCTTATCTGATGATGTCTACCAGTTTTTAAACTTATTTCCATTAAAGTTAAATTCCCATATTCCTCATCCACAGTTTTGCCTAAAACTTTATATTCCAAAATCCCCTCTTTTGCCCCCTTTGTTTCTCTATCCACTACTTTTGACATATTACTCTTAGATATTTTCA
Proteins encoded:
- a CDS encoding RluA family pseudouridine synthase, whose amino-acid sequence is MELKILHEDPHLIVCIKPPKIPSQPDPTGDLDMVTILQQHLKENYPKAKNPYIGLVHRLDRPVGGLMVFAKTKEANTFLSKQLQDKTLVKKYLVVVTGNPQDDSGVLRDYLLKISKSNMSKVVDRETKGAKEGILEYKVLGKTVDEEYGNLTLMEISLKTGRHHQIRVQLSQRGWGIWGDNKYNDLFVKKKGWTQIALWSYKLQFTHPKSKKTVTFNHFPDGYPFSLFSLV